In one Mesorhizobium australicum genomic region, the following are encoded:
- a CDS encoding FadR/GntR family transcriptional regulator, with the protein MSSVAATPPVARRHPSLVEQVTDGIGGQIRSGSLMPGAMLPSVQALSDMWGVSRTVTREALARLSAEGLVTSRQGLGVFVCDALPSETFSIASGPELDDLKRILELRLGVEIEAAGFAALRRSDTDIAVLREALEAMVRLDRAGDIDAGIEADINFHRAICAATGNGHFADLFVFLSQFFRKNISLSRRNSAGRAGGSTDAAREHRAIFDAILVRDASAARKAARIHVLNTGARLGIDIEAVATDAVAADRIS; encoded by the coding sequence TTGTCTTCAGTTGCGGCGACGCCGCCGGTAGCGCGCCGCCATCCGAGCCTGGTCGAGCAGGTGACAGACGGCATCGGCGGGCAGATCCGCTCCGGTTCGCTTATGCCGGGCGCCATGCTTCCTTCCGTTCAGGCGCTCTCGGACATGTGGGGCGTGAGCCGCACGGTGACGCGCGAGGCGCTGGCGCGGCTGTCGGCCGAGGGGCTCGTCACCTCGCGGCAGGGGCTTGGCGTCTTTGTCTGCGATGCGCTACCGTCCGAGACGTTCTCGATCGCCTCCGGTCCCGAGTTGGACGATCTCAAGCGCATCCTCGAATTACGCCTCGGCGTCGAGATCGAGGCTGCGGGGTTTGCGGCGCTGCGCCGGTCGGATACGGATATCGCCGTCCTGCGTGAGGCACTGGAGGCAATGGTGCGGCTCGATCGGGCCGGAGACATTGACGCCGGTATCGAGGCGGACATCAACTTCCATCGGGCGATCTGTGCCGCGACCGGCAATGGCCACTTCGCCGACCTGTTCGTCTTCCTCAGCCAGTTCTTCCGCAAGAACATCTCGTTGTCGCGGCGGAATTCCGCCGGCAGGGCGGGCGGAAGCACGGATGCGGCGCGCGAGCACCGGGCGATCTTCGACGCGATCCTCGTCCGCGACGCCTCGGCTGCACGCAAGGCGGCGCGTATCCACGTGCTCAACACGGGCGCGCGCCTCGGCATCGACATCGAGGCCGTTGCGACGGATGCCGTCGCGGCGGACCGCATCTCCTGA
- a CDS encoding 2-hydroxyacid dehydrogenase, which yields MTEAQHTTILIPGWMNDHTAERLDKTYRVLRIDSADAALLPAREVAKIRGIASAGRIDSRFIDALPALEIIAHYGVGYDAVDSRHAAARGVVVTNTPDVLTEEVADTALGLLINTVRELPKAEAFVRAGKWVGDDEYPPSRLTLRERKVGIFGLGRIGLAVARRVEAFGLPVSYHNRSRVEGVSYAYHASLLELAEAVDTLISVAPGTPATDKAVNREVLAALGSDGVFINIGRGSTVDEEALIAALVDGTIAAAGLDVFASEPDVPQALLDLPNVCVLPHLGAASVHTRRAMGNLVADNLDQWFRVGAAKTPVPECVAVAGRG from the coding sequence ATGACTGAAGCCCAACACACGACGATCCTCATTCCCGGGTGGATGAACGACCATACGGCCGAGAGGCTGGACAAGACCTACCGCGTCTTGCGGATCGACAGCGCGGATGCGGCGCTGCTGCCGGCGAGAGAGGTCGCCAAGATAAGGGGCATCGCGTCTGCGGGGCGGATCGACAGCCGCTTCATCGACGCGCTGCCAGCCCTAGAGATCATTGCGCATTACGGCGTCGGATATGACGCGGTCGATTCACGCCACGCCGCGGCCAGGGGCGTGGTCGTCACCAATACGCCGGACGTCCTGACCGAGGAGGTTGCCGATACGGCACTGGGCCTTTTGATCAACACCGTTCGGGAACTGCCGAAGGCGGAGGCCTTCGTGCGCGCCGGCAAATGGGTGGGAGACGACGAATATCCCCCGAGCCGCCTGACACTGCGCGAGCGCAAGGTGGGCATCTTCGGCCTGGGACGCATCGGCCTCGCGGTGGCGCGGCGCGTCGAGGCCTTTGGTCTTCCGGTGAGCTATCACAACCGAAGCCGCGTCGAAGGCGTTTCCTATGCCTATCATGCCTCGCTGCTCGAATTGGCCGAGGCGGTCGATACGCTGATCTCCGTCGCGCCGGGGACGCCGGCGACCGACAAGGCCGTCAATCGGGAGGTGCTGGCGGCGCTGGGTTCCGATGGCGTGTTCATCAATATCGGCCGTGGCAGCACCGTCGACGAGGAGGCGCTGATCGCAGCACTCGTGGACGGCACCATCGCAGCCGCCGGGCTGGACGTGTTCGCGAGCGAGCCCGATGTGCCGCAGGCGCTGCTCGACTTGCCCAACGTCTGCGTGCTGCCGCATCTCGGCGCGGCCTCGGTCCATACCCGCCGCGCCATGGGCAACCTCGTGGCGGACAATCTCGACCAGTGGTTTCGCGTCGGCGCGGCGAAGACACCCGTTCCGGAATGTGTGGCGGTTGCAGGACGCGGGTGA
- a CDS encoding ABC transporter permease yields the protein MKRFLLGRLASAIPTLLIVTIAVFVMVRLIPGDPAKIMLGDLASPQQLEALRHQMGLDLPLVTQYFIWLSNIATGNFGHSITSNQEVLPLMLERFSVSATIVVVAVGLAGLIAVPAGMFAAWKQNSLADLAVVATSTLLLSIPSFWLGLMILLFFGLQLNWFPIVGFVSFDVDFMKALSFIAMPVLTLVLIEIGSIVRMARASTIEVARLEYITHARAKGLSESAVMWRHAFKNAFAPTWTLIGLILGSLLGGIAVIETVFTIPGLGRLLVDGIYARDYPIVQGCILFVAVIYVLVNLVVDLLYPLFDPRITQ from the coding sequence GTGAAACGGTTCCTGCTCGGCCGGCTGGCGTCCGCAATCCCAACCCTGTTGATCGTCACCATCGCCGTCTTCGTGATGGTGAGGCTCATCCCCGGCGACCCGGCGAAGATCATGCTGGGCGATCTGGCGAGCCCCCAGCAGCTGGAGGCGCTGCGCCACCAGATGGGGCTCGACCTGCCGCTGGTCACCCAGTATTTCATCTGGCTCTCGAACATCGCGACCGGCAATTTCGGCCATTCGATCACCTCGAACCAGGAGGTGCTGCCGCTGATGCTGGAGCGCTTCTCGGTATCGGCGACGATCGTCGTCGTGGCGGTGGGGCTTGCGGGGCTGATCGCGGTTCCGGCGGGGATGTTCGCCGCGTGGAAGCAGAACAGTCTTGCCGACCTCGCGGTGGTCGCGACTTCGACGCTGCTTCTGTCGATCCCGAGCTTCTGGCTCGGCCTGATGATCCTGCTGTTCTTCGGACTGCAGCTCAATTGGTTCCCGATCGTGGGATTCGTCTCCTTTGACGTGGACTTCATGAAGGCGCTGTCCTTCATCGCCATGCCTGTGCTGACGTTGGTGTTGATCGAGATCGGCTCCATCGTGCGTATGGCGCGCGCCAGCACGATCGAGGTGGCACGGCTCGAATACATCACGCATGCCCGTGCCAAGGGGCTGTCTGAATCGGCGGTGATGTGGCGGCACGCGTTTAAGAACGCCTTCGCCCCGACCTGGACGCTGATCGGCTTGATCCTGGGCAGCTTGCTCGGCGGCATCGCGGTGATCGAAACCGTCTTCACCATCCCCGGCCTTGGCCGGCTGCTGGTCGACGGCATCTACGCCCGCGACTACCCGATCGTGCAGGGCTGCATCCTTTTCGTCGCGGTGATCTACGTCCTGGTCAATCTGGTCGTGGACCTTCTCTATCCGCTCTTCGACCCCAGGATCACGCAATGA
- a CDS encoding ABC transporter permease, with the protein MSAVPIRAARRNANAVLGGGIVGLLILLAVLGPQIAPHNPLGLDLLSRMSEPSAKYWLGTDEFGRDILSRLIYGARTSVWISFATVAFAVFFGLIFGVLAGFLRGWTDRILMMFNDAFLAFPGLLLALGIMAIAGASRNAIIIALGLAYMPAVVRVAKASVMSIREREYIEASRVMGNSELTTMLRHVLPNCVAPMTVLATTMFGWVILSESALSFLGLGVPPPAPTWGNMLATGRPFITQAPHLIILPGLCISITLLGVNMLGDAIRDRLDPKMQG; encoded by the coding sequence ATGAGCGCCGTTCCAATCCGCGCCGCGCGGCGAAACGCCAATGCCGTGCTCGGCGGCGGCATCGTCGGGCTGCTGATCCTGCTGGCGGTGCTTGGGCCGCAGATCGCGCCGCACAATCCCCTCGGCCTCGATTTGCTATCGCGCATGAGCGAGCCCTCCGCGAAATACTGGCTGGGCACCGACGAATTCGGGCGCGACATTCTGAGCCGCCTGATCTACGGCGCGCGGACGAGCGTGTGGATTTCCTTCGCGACGGTCGCCTTCGCAGTGTTTTTCGGGCTGATCTTCGGCGTGCTCGCCGGCTTCCTGCGTGGCTGGACGGATCGGATTCTGATGATGTTCAACGATGCTTTCCTCGCCTTCCCGGGCCTGCTGCTGGCGCTCGGTATCATGGCGATCGCGGGTGCAAGCCGTAACGCCATCATCATCGCGCTTGGACTTGCCTACATGCCGGCGGTCGTGCGGGTCGCCAAGGCGAGCGTGATGTCGATCCGCGAGCGCGAATATATCGAGGCGTCGCGGGTGATGGGCAACAGCGAACTGACGACGATGCTGCGGCACGTGCTGCCCAACTGCGTCGCGCCGATGACGGTGCTCGCCACGACCATGTTCGGCTGGGTGATCCTGTCAGAGAGCGCGCTGTCCTTCCTCGGGCTCGGCGTGCCGCCTCCGGCGCCGACCTGGGGCAACATGCTCGCCACGGGCCGGCCCTTCATCACCCAGGCGCCGCACCTGATCATCCTGCCGGGATTGTGCATCTCGATAACCCTTCTCGGCGTCAACATGCTGGGCGACGCGATCCGCGACCGCCTCGATCCAAAGATGCAGGGCTGA
- a CDS encoding dipeptide ABC transporter ATP-binding protein, with translation MASISESERAVVAVSGLSVTIGPGGSRIVDGLDYSIGPGGMLALVGESGSGKTVAARSILGLLPPPLTIAPGSSIRFHGTELVGMQPRSLQTIRGARIGIVFQEPMVSLNPSMSIGEQMAEGLRLHHKLGNGEIRDRSLAMLERIQIKDPVRCLSAYPHEFSGGMRQRIMLASVMLLKPELLIADEPTTALDTLVQRDVLDLMMELTRENGTAVLLISHDLGMVAHYARDVVVMHKGKAVEQGHSRDVLRDPRHDYTRRLVDALPKRHAGGARSSARAEPLLEMRDIVIDYPGRRHLFRTSEAKRAVDTVDLEVGRGETVALVGASGSGKTTLGRAIVGLVGTTSGSITFRGRPLRFDRGEDIKEQRADIQIIFQDPYSSLDPRQRVDAIVGEPLKLDPTISRADRDRRVREVCTEVGLGPEFLRRLPHQLSGGQRQRVAIARAIVRRPAFVVADEPVSALDMTVQKQILQLIRSLQERYGFACLFVSHDLGAVEQVADRVAVMENGRIVEVGSRDDIFDRPQHPYTRRLLDAAMLLDRKFDGSAAQPAA, from the coding sequence ATGGCGAGCATATCCGAAAGCGAACGGGCGGTGGTCGCGGTCAGCGGCCTTTCCGTCACCATCGGGCCCGGCGGTTCCCGGATCGTCGACGGGCTCGACTACTCGATCGGCCCCGGCGGCATGCTGGCGCTGGTCGGTGAATCCGGCTCCGGCAAAACTGTGGCGGCGCGCTCGATCCTTGGCCTGCTGCCGCCGCCGCTGACAATCGCACCCGGCAGCAGCATCCGTTTCCATGGCACTGAACTGGTCGGCATGCAGCCGCGCTCGCTGCAAACTATACGCGGCGCCCGCATCGGCATCGTCTTCCAGGAACCCATGGTCTCGCTCAACCCGTCGATGAGCATCGGCGAGCAGATGGCGGAAGGGCTCCGGCTCCATCACAAGCTCGGCAACGGCGAAATACGCGACCGGTCCCTTGCAATGCTGGAGCGGATCCAGATCAAGGATCCGGTACGCTGCCTGTCGGCCTATCCGCACGAGTTCTCCGGCGGCATGCGCCAGCGCATCATGCTCGCCTCGGTCATGCTCCTGAAGCCCGAACTGCTGATCGCCGACGAGCCGACGACCGCGCTGGACACGTTGGTGCAGCGCGACGTGCTCGACCTGATGATGGAGCTGACGCGCGAGAACGGCACGGCCGTGCTTTTGATCAGCCACGACCTCGGCATGGTGGCGCACTATGCCCGCGACGTCGTGGTGATGCACAAGGGCAAGGCGGTCGAGCAGGGGCACAGCAGGGACGTGCTGAGAGACCCTCGCCACGACTACACGCGGCGGCTGGTCGACGCGTTGCCGAAGCGGCACGCGGGCGGGGCGCGGAGTTCGGCGCGGGCCGAACCGTTGCTCGAGATGCGCGACATCGTCATCGACTATCCCGGCCGCCGGCACCTGTTCCGTACCAGCGAGGCCAAGCGAGCCGTCGATACAGTCGATCTGGAGGTCGGACGCGGCGAGACAGTGGCGTTGGTCGGCGCGTCGGGCTCGGGCAAGACCACACTTGGGCGGGCGATCGTCGGATTGGTGGGCACGACATCGGGCTCGATCACCTTCCGCGGCAGACCGCTCCGCTTCGACCGCGGCGAAGACATCAAGGAGCAGCGCGCCGACATCCAGATCATCTTCCAGGACCCCTACTCGTCGCTCGATCCGCGCCAGCGGGTCGACGCCATTGTGGGCGAGCCGCTGAAGCTCGATCCGACCATCAGCCGGGCTGACCGCGACAGGCGGGTCCGCGAAGTTTGCACGGAGGTCGGTCTCGGGCCGGAATTCCTGAGGCGGCTGCCGCACCAACTTTCCGGCGGCCAGCGCCAGCGTGTCGCGATCGCCCGCGCCATCGTGCGCCGGCCGGCCTTCGTCGTCGCCGACGAGCCGGTCTCGGCGCTCGACATGACGGTGCAGAAGCAGATCCTGCAGCTGATCCGCTCGCTCCAGGAGCGCTACGGCTTTGCCTGCCTGTTCGTGTCGCACGATCTGGGCGCCGTGGAGCAGGTCGCGGACCGCGTCGCGGTGATGGAAAACGGCAGGATCGTCGAGGTAGGGAGCCGCGACGACATCTTCGACCGTCCGCAGCATCCCTACACGCGCCGCTTGCTCGACGCGGCGATGCTGCTCGACCGAAAGTTCGATGGTTCGGCCGCCCAGCCTGCGGCATGA
- a CDS encoding GntR family transcriptional regulator encodes MTSKPRFGLNAVDAVPLHEKVYQEIVKALMSGQFAPGQKLTSRKLAAELGTSDMPVRSALSRLQSLRALSALPNGSMEVPPMTADAFRQLMETRAVLEGAATEAATGLINGNNLRTVRRNCNALTEAARAGDIELYLRLNYEFKFSIYRHCGNDCMIFLIETLWMQVGPFLRSYASTFAGDLSGILEIDYHEEALAALEAKDAARARDAIIRDIREGAAYLLKYAHFHDTPAA; translated from the coding sequence ATGACCAGCAAACCCAGGTTCGGACTCAATGCCGTCGATGCGGTGCCGCTGCACGAGAAGGTTTACCAGGAGATCGTCAAGGCGCTGATGTCGGGGCAGTTCGCTCCGGGGCAGAAGCTGACCTCGCGCAAGCTGGCGGCGGAACTCGGCACCAGCGACATGCCGGTGCGAAGCGCGCTGTCCAGGCTGCAGTCGCTGCGTGCGCTCAGCGCTCTGCCGAATGGCAGCATGGAGGTGCCGCCGATGACAGCGGACGCCTTCCGCCAGCTCATGGAAACGCGCGCCGTCCTTGAAGGTGCGGCCACGGAGGCGGCGACCGGCCTGATCAACGGCAACAATCTGCGCACCGTCCGACGCAACTGCAATGCGCTGACCGAAGCGGCGCGGGCGGGGGACATTGAACTCTACCTGCGGCTGAACTACGAGTTCAAATTCTCCATCTACCGCCATTGCGGCAACGACTGCATGATCTTCCTAATCGAGACGCTGTGGATGCAGGTCGGCCCGTTTCTCAGGAGCTATGCCAGCACGTTCGCGGGAGACCTGTCAGGCATCCTGGAGATCGACTATCATGAGGAAGCGCTTGCCGCGCTGGAGGCCAAAGACGCCGCGAGGGCGCGCGACGCGATCATCCGCGACATCCGGGAAGGCGCTGCCTATCTCCTGAAGTACGCGCATTTTCACGACACGCCGGCGGCCTGA
- a CDS encoding alpha/beta hydrolase — protein sequence MPLDPQIRSMLDALQAARTDPPAPVTLEESRAIYRKQYLDMSRGPDGGVVQETIALPGAAAGVTITLYRPATSGQALPLILYLHGGGFVLGDAQAYSKQSARIAESCGAIVGFLDYRLAPEHPFPAALDDTLAATRWLADNAPRLGADTDRFGLMGDSAGGNLAIRAMIEVRPQTLFRAVTLLYPVTDFRPYCSLAPHSASDEDYRTGYYLERPAMEYFGRAYLAGNLERSADPRVSPLAESDLGGLPPVAIYGGEYDLLWDQGRAFAKRLKAAGANVAYRCFDGLIHNFMQQAGLSEASDRAFRIVCAEMRAALGQAAGVS from the coding sequence ATGCCCCTCGATCCGCAGATCCGGTCCATGCTCGATGCACTGCAGGCAGCCCGAACCGATCCACCCGCGCCGGTCACTCTTGAGGAATCGCGCGCCATCTACCGCAAGCAATATCTCGACATGAGCCGGGGACCGGACGGCGGTGTCGTGCAGGAGACGATCGCGCTGCCCGGCGCGGCCGCGGGCGTGACCATCACGCTCTACAGGCCGGCGACATCGGGCCAAGCCCTGCCGCTCATCCTCTATCTTCATGGCGGCGGCTTCGTGCTTGGCGATGCGCAGGCCTATTCGAAACAGTCGGCGCGCATTGCCGAGAGCTGCGGCGCGATCGTTGGCTTCCTCGACTACCGGCTGGCGCCGGAACATCCCTTCCCGGCGGCGCTCGATGACACGCTGGCCGCGACGCGCTGGCTGGCGGACAATGCTCCACGTCTCGGCGCGGACACGGACCGCTTCGGGCTGATGGGCGACAGCGCCGGAGGGAACCTCGCCATCCGGGCAATGATCGAGGTCCGGCCGCAAACGTTGTTCCGGGCCGTCACGCTGCTTTATCCCGTGACGGACTTCCGGCCGTATTGCAGCCTGGCACCTCACAGTGCTTCGGACGAGGACTACCGGACCGGCTACTACCTCGAGCGGCCCGCCATGGAATATTTTGGTCGAGCCTATCTCGCCGGGAACCTCGAACGTTCGGCGGATCCGCGTGTCTCTCCGCTGGCGGAAAGCGACCTCGGCGGCCTTCCTCCCGTGGCGATCTATGGCGGCGAATACGACTTGCTGTGGGACCAGGGCCGAGCCTTCGCGAAACGGCTGAAAGCGGCCGGAGCGAATGTCGCCTATCGCTGCTTCGACGGCCTGATCCACAATTTCATGCAACAGGCGGGTCTGTCGGAAGCATCGGACCGGGCATTCAGGATCGTCTGCGCCGAGATGAGGGCGGCGCTTGGTCAGGCCGCCGGCGTGTCGTGA
- a CDS encoding gamma-glutamyl-gamma-aminobutyrate hydrolase family protein, producing MRKPLVAVATDTTLIDGVHWHSTQAQYVDAAAKAAGLTPLLVPNLAADLDVDAILDAVDGVLLTGSRSNVYPALYGDAPIDANGPYDRERDATAMPLLRRALERGIPLFAICRGMQELNVATGGTLLTEIQERPEALDHRAPDLPDRAERFGLRQMVKLRAGSQIAEILDDERAVVNSLHRQAIGVQGKRIVADAVAEDGIIEAVSVADATDFALGVQWHPEFWAGSDPASSRLFAAFGDAVRSHAARRGI from the coding sequence ATGCGCAAGCCGCTTGTGGCCGTCGCCACCGATACGACGCTGATCGATGGCGTCCACTGGCATTCGACGCAGGCGCAATATGTCGACGCGGCTGCGAAAGCGGCGGGCCTGACGCCGTTGCTGGTACCGAATCTCGCGGCAGATCTCGATGTCGATGCAATCCTCGATGCGGTCGACGGCGTCCTGCTCACCGGCTCCCGGTCAAATGTCTACCCCGCGCTCTATGGCGACGCCCCAATCGACGCCAACGGCCCGTATGATCGCGAGCGCGACGCCACCGCGATGCCGCTGCTGCGGCGGGCGCTGGAGCGGGGCATACCCCTCTTCGCCATCTGCCGGGGCATGCAGGAGCTGAACGTCGCAACTGGCGGCACGCTGCTGACCGAGATCCAGGAGCGGCCGGAAGCGCTCGACCACCGCGCTCCCGACCTGCCGGACAGGGCGGAGCGGTTCGGGCTGCGCCAGATGGTCAAGCTCAGGGCCGGCTCGCAGATCGCGGAGATTCTTGACGACGAACGCGCGGTCGTAAACTCCCTGCACCGGCAGGCCATCGGCGTGCAGGGCAAACGGATCGTGGCGGATGCCGTGGCTGAAGACGGCATCATCGAAGCCGTGTCCGTCGCGGATGCGACCGACTTCGCCCTCGGCGTCCAGTGGCATCCGGAGTTCTGGGCCGGCAGCGATCCCGCATCCTCCCGCCTGTTCGCGGCCTTTGGCGATGCGGTGCGCTCACACGCGGCGCGCCGTGGCATCTGA
- a CDS encoding glutamine synthetase family protein, with protein MASTQTSDAAIAWLAAHPEIESLRVAVCDLNGVLRGKRIGADQARKALEGGMRMPYSLVGLDIWGEDIEGNALVFSTGDADAICHWTGRGILPVGWTSHPTALVQLSLAHDDGRPFLGDPRQALAAILKRYAERGLTPVVATELEFYLFDPTSRKPVGPVSPVTGKRLDSDAALSIDEIDAFESFIHDVYAACRAQGIPVDTAIAENGVGQFEINLNHLPDALRAADDAVLFKRTVRGIARKHGFAASFMAKPYGDRAGNGLHVHFSLLDRDGNNIFNDGTDKGSDAMRHAVGGLLAGMAESTLIFAPHFNSYRRLRPNSYAPTVVAWGYENRMVAIRIPGGPNKARRIEHRVAGADANPYLVLAAMLGAALIGIERGLEPGEPIVSDVGSHGLPKLPADWVSAIDAFEAGSLMAELFSPDLRDAFVACKRQELNTFAREVSDFEIDTYLESV; from the coding sequence TTGGCATCGACCCAGACCAGCGACGCGGCCATTGCCTGGCTCGCCGCCCATCCCGAGATCGAAAGCCTGCGCGTCGCGGTCTGCGACCTGAACGGCGTGCTGCGCGGCAAGCGCATCGGCGCGGACCAGGCCCGCAAAGCGCTGGAGGGCGGCATGCGCATGCCCTACTCGCTCGTCGGCCTCGACATCTGGGGCGAGGACATCGAGGGCAACGCGCTGGTCTTCAGCACGGGCGACGCCGACGCCATCTGCCACTGGACGGGTCGCGGCATCCTGCCCGTCGGCTGGACCTCGCATCCGACGGCGCTCGTGCAGCTGTCGCTCGCGCATGACGATGGAAGGCCGTTCCTGGGCGACCCCCGCCAGGCGCTCGCGGCGATCCTCAAGCGCTACGCCGAGCGGGGGCTGACGCCGGTCGTCGCGACGGAGCTCGAATTCTATCTGTTCGATCCGACCTCCAGGAAGCCGGTCGGGCCGGTCTCACCCGTGACCGGCAAGCGGCTCGATTCCGACGCGGCGCTGTCGATCGACGAGATCGACGCCTTCGAATCCTTCATCCATGACGTCTATGCCGCCTGCCGCGCGCAAGGAATCCCGGTCGACACGGCGATCGCCGAGAACGGTGTCGGCCAGTTCGAGATCAACCTCAACCATCTGCCCGACGCCCTGCGCGCGGCGGACGACGCGGTCCTTTTCAAGCGCACGGTCAGGGGCATCGCTCGCAAGCACGGCTTCGCCGCCAGCTTCATGGCCAAACCCTATGGTGATCGCGCCGGCAACGGCCTGCACGTCCATTTCAGCCTGCTGGATCGCGACGGCAACAACATCTTCAACGACGGCACAGACAAAGGTTCCGATGCCATGCGCCATGCCGTCGGCGGGCTTCTGGCCGGTATGGCCGAGAGCACGCTGATCTTCGCGCCGCATTTCAATTCCTACCGGCGGCTGCGTCCGAACTCCTATGCGCCGACCGTCGTGGCATGGGGCTATGAGAACCGGATGGTGGCAATCCGCATTCCTGGCGGCCCGAACAAGGCGCGGCGCATCGAGCATCGCGTCGCGGGGGCGGATGCCAATCCCTATCTCGTTCTGGCCGCGATGCTCGGCGCCGCGCTGATCGGCATCGAGCGGGGGCTCGAGCCCGGCGAGCCCATCGTGAGCGATGTCGGCTCGCACGGGTTGCCGAAGCTGCCGGCCGATTGGGTGTCGGCCATCGACGCGTTCGAAGCAGGTTCCCTGATGGCCGAACTGTTTTCCCCCGATCTTCGCGATGCGTTCGTGGCCTGCAAGCGGCAGGAGCTGAACACCTTCGCGCGGGAGGTGAGCGACTTCGAGATCGACACATATCTGGAAAGCGTCTGA
- a CDS encoding aldehyde dehydrogenase, protein MSDRDYWHGIADTLAFPTHAIIDGQKVAARSGNTFASINPATGKVLAEVAACGAEDVDLAVSAARRAFDVGTWRDMPPVARKKILLRLAELLRAELPQLAALESLDMGKLVRDAYRNDLANAIDILQWHAEEADKVYDEVAPLPPGNLGLIRRVPLGVVGAVVPWNFPFNMAIWKCAPALAAGNSVVLKPAEQSPFTALRLGELALEAGIPAGVLNVVPGFGETAGQALGRHMDVDCLAFTGSTAVGKLFLKYSGESNMKQVWLECGGKSPVLVFPDCKDLGAAADQVASGIFYNQGQVCSAASRLYVHTSIRDRFIDLLVERAGHYRPGDPLDPASGLGAMVDANHASNVMRFVEQGRKSADLVTGGNAVTVAGAGSFIEPTIFAGVRPDAVIARNEIFGPVLSVMTFDDEAEGVRLANDSIYGLAASIFTDDLARAHRVSEQIAAGVVAVNVVDPVNPAIPFGGFKQSGTGRDLSRHAIEKYTSLRSTWIRYRH, encoded by the coding sequence ATGTCCGACCGAGACTACTGGCACGGTATCGCTGACACACTGGCCTTCCCGACCCATGCGATTATCGACGGGCAGAAGGTTGCCGCCCGCTCCGGCAACACCTTCGCCTCGATCAATCCCGCCACCGGCAAGGTGCTCGCGGAGGTGGCGGCATGCGGTGCGGAGGACGTCGATCTGGCGGTCTCTGCGGCGCGGCGCGCCTTCGACGTCGGCACCTGGCGGGACATGCCGCCGGTTGCGCGCAAAAAGATCCTGCTGCGCCTCGCCGAGCTGCTGCGCGCGGAGCTGCCCCAGCTGGCCGCGCTGGAATCGCTCGACATGGGCAAGCTCGTGCGCGACGCCTACCGAAATGACCTCGCCAATGCCATCGACATCCTGCAATGGCATGCGGAGGAGGCGGACAAGGTCTACGACGAGGTGGCGCCGCTGCCGCCGGGCAATCTCGGCCTGATCCGTCGCGTCCCGCTCGGTGTGGTCGGCGCTGTCGTTCCTTGGAACTTTCCGTTCAACATGGCGATCTGGAAATGCGCGCCTGCACTCGCAGCGGGCAACAGCGTGGTGCTGAAGCCCGCCGAGCAATCGCCCTTCACCGCACTGAGGCTGGGCGAACTCGCGCTGGAAGCCGGCATTCCGGCTGGCGTGCTCAACGTGGTGCCGGGCTTTGGCGAGACTGCCGGACAGGCGCTCGGTCGCCACATGGATGTCGACTGTCTCGCCTTCACCGGATCGACGGCGGTGGGCAAGCTGTTCCTGAAATATTCGGGCGAATCCAACATGAAGCAGGTCTGGCTGGAATGCGGCGGCAAGTCGCCCGTCCTCGTCTTCCCCGACTGCAAAGATCTCGGCGCCGCCGCCGACCAGGTCGCTTCTGGTATCTTCTACAACCAGGGCCAGGTATGCTCGGCCGCCTCGCGACTCTACGTCCATACCTCGATACGCGACCGCTTCATCGATCTCCTGGTCGAGCGCGCCGGGCACTACCGCCCCGGCGACCCGCTCGATCCCGCTTCCGGGCTGGGCGCGATGGTCGACGCCAACCATGCCTCCAACGTTATGCGTTTCGTCGAACAAGGCCGCAAATCGGCCGATCTCGTTACCGGCGGGAATGCTGTGACAGTGGCCGGCGCCGGCAGCTTCATTGAGCCCACCATCTTCGCCGGCGTGCGCCCGGACGCCGTGATCGCGCGCAACGAGATCTTCGGGCCGGTCCTGTCCGTCATGACATTCGACGACGAGGCAGAAGGCGTCCGGCTTGCCAACGACAGCATCTACGGCCTCGCCGCCTCGATCTTCACCGACGATCTCGCCCGCGCGCATCGCGTCTCGGAGCAGATCGCTGCCGGCGTGGTCGCCGTCAATGTCGTCGATCCGGTCAATCCGGCGATCCCTTTCGGTGGCTTCAAGCAGTCCGGCACCGGCCGCGACCTGTCGCGCCATGCGATCGAGAAATACACCTCGCTGCGCAGCACCTGGATACGCTACCGCCACTAA